The Psychrobacter raelei genome contains the following window.
TGCCAACTTCTACTCCTTAGACCGCGATATGGCAGGCGCCTCTCAAGAAGCTGAGCTGCCTCGTGATCAAAAACTGTAGTCGTAAAACTGGTTTATCCTTCATATTCACAAGTATATTTACAAGGCCTAAGTCATTTAAGGCATAGGTGAGGACATTGTTATGAAAAACCCTATAGATATTGCCATGGACTTAGATGCTATGGACAATAATGATATTCCTGCAGAAGGACTCACCCCCATACACCGTCAGAGTATCGATGAGTCGCGTATTGATGAGGTATTGGTAGAGGATGCTTTGGATGATAGTGACTATCCCACCATTCGTGATATCGCCGATAATGACGCGGTAAAGCACAGCTATGATAATGACGATGAGTGATGACTTATAGTCAATCATCTAAAGCTAATAAAGCTAAAAAAGCACCCTGGCGTCAGTCAGGGTGCTTTTTTATTGTAGGCTAGTTAATGGTAATCTAGTTGGTCACAAACGCTAGGTCCACCCCTCCAAAGTAGAAGCCCAGCCAGCAACTAAAGGCTTGGCCAATGCTTCCATTAAGTCGATATGTGCCTCATCATCATTAAGCGCAGGAATATAATGATATTCTTGGCCGCCAGCATTAATAAAATTGTCTCTATTTTCCATTGCCAGCTCTTCAAGTGTCTCTAAGCAATCTGCCGAAAACGCTGGGCTGACCACCTGTACTGAGCGTACACCTGCTTTGCCCCACTGCTCTAAAGTCACATCTGTATAAGGCTTGACCCACTCTTGCTTGCCAAAGCGTGACTGGAAACTAATGATCCATTCATCCTGACTAAGCCCTAGTTCCTGCGCCACTTGGGCTGCTGTACATTTACAGCGTTTAGGATAAGGATCCCCTTTGTCTGCATAAGGCTGCGGAATGCCGTGGAAGCTAAACATCAACTTATCTGGCTTGCCATGTACTGCTTGAAAGCGGCGAATAGAGTCAGCCAAGGCTTTGATATATAAAGGATGCGCAAAGTAGTCTTTAACAATGGTGTAACTGGGTAGGTTGCGCTGCTTTAACGACCATTTAGTCAGTGCATCATAGACCGCCCCGCCTGATGTGGCTGAGTACTGTGGAAATAACGGCAATATCACAAAATGCTCTACCCCTTCAGCGCATAACTTATCCATCACATCAGGTAAGCCTGGATTACCATAGCTCATGGCAGGATGTACACTGATGTTAAAAGGTCCCATACTTCCCTCAAGGCGAGCATGCAATTTATCTACCTGCTGATTTAATATCTTACGAATGGGGGAATCGCCTTCCCAAACACTGGCATAGGCTTCTGCCACACGCTTAGGACGGGTTGGTAATACAAATAAATTAAGGATGATTGCCCACAAAAACTGAGGAATCTCAATCACTCTAGGGTCAGATAAGAACTGCTTAAGATAACGGCGAACCGCAGGGGCTGTGGGCTCATCTGGTGTACCGAGATTGACCAATAAAACAGCAATGCGTGGAGGGTTATTGGGTTTCATATTACAGAAGATATCCTTGATAGTGGGGGCACAACACTCACTTAGGCCAATCACTTTGACAAAAGCTTACCTCAAGTTTTTATCAAAGCCAATTGAGTGGTCATATTGATTGGCCATAAAGCTTCAGTGTACCATTATTAAGAGGCATTTGACCAAAGTTGATACCCGAAAACCGGCGTGACTAGGCGCGGTATCTAAGCTGCCATAAGCCAAAAAAGTGCGCTGCCAGATGTCAGTTGTACTCAAAGACATAGGCGCCTACAATAGCGGATAAAAGCGAATAGTTTTCAATAGTTTCAAGGCTTGCATCACCTGGTTAATCGATATACCCTAAAGCTGACATCTTAACCCTTTTTATTGAGGTAATTTTGAGTATCCAATCGACTGCGACAGATCCAAAACTTGCCAACTCTGTGGGTATCGTAACCCCGCAGACCATGCATTTTGATACCCCGTTGACCTTAGAGTGTCACCGTACTTTGCCTGAGTTTGATTTGGTTTATGAAACCTATGGCCAATTAAATGACCAAAAATCCAATGCGGTGCTGATTTGCCATGCGTTATCCGGCAGTCATCATGCGGCCGGTTACCATAGCGAAGAGGACGTAAAGCCCGGCTGGTGGGACAATATGATTGGCCCTGGTAAAGCCATTGATACCACAAGATTTTTTGTCGTATGCCTCAATAATATTGGCAGCTGTCATGGCTCAACTGGCCCCACAACTCCCATTCCACAATCAAGCTCTGAGGGTACACCTGGCACCCCTTATGGCCCTGACTTCCCTTTGATTACCATTAAGGACTGGGTACGCACACAGGCCATGCTGTCTGACCGCTTAGGCATTGATACTTGGCACGCTGTAGTCGGTGGCTCAATGGGGGGTATGCAAGCACTACAATGGTCGGTCGATTACCCTGATCGCTTAAGACGCTGCGTTATTATTGCCAGTACCCCTAAGCTGTCTGCTCAAAACATTGCCTTTAATGAGGTCGCCCGCCAGTCTATCTTGTCAGACCCTGACTTTAATCAAGGCCGTTATTTAGAGGCCGGCACTTATCCTCGCCGCGGCCTAATTTTGGCACGTATGGTAGGCCACATCACCTACTTGACTGAAGAGGCGATGAAGTCCAAATTCGGCCGTGACTTAAAGTCTGGCAAATTTATGTACGGTTATGATGTGGAATTTCAGGTTGAGAGCTACTTGCGTTATCAAGGTGAGCGCTTTAGCAAAAACTTCGATGCCAATACCTATCTATTAATGACCAAAGCACTAGATTATTTTGATCCGACTCGCGGTTATGTCAGCGATGAGAGCTTATCAGACTTAGAAGCTCTAAAGCAGACCTTAAAGCACACCCGTTGCCAGTTTTTAATTGTGTCATTTACCACAGATTGGCGCTTTGCTCCCGCCCGCTCTGAAGAAATTGTGGACGCCTTAATGGCCAATGACAAACCGGTCAGCTATGTCAATGTCGATGCACCGCACGGCCATGACTCCTTCTTATTTGATATCCCGCGTTATATGGGTGCCATTCGAGGGTTTTTAAACTCGCCTTTTTTGGGTGCTCACTCAAACACCGACTCTGCCAAACCTGCGGCTACCACTAAGCCCCACACCCAGGAGAGCTTAACATGAGAATAGATCATGAACTTGCCAAACAATGGATTGCCCCATACTCTCGTGTATTGGATTTAGGCTGCGGCGATGGCTCATTATTAGAGCACATG
Protein-coding sequences here:
- the hemH gene encoding ferrochelatase, with product MKPNNPPRIAVLLVNLGTPDEPTAPAVRRYLKQFLSDPRVIEIPQFLWAIILNLFVLPTRPKRVAEAYASVWEGDSPIRKILNQQVDKLHARLEGSMGPFNISVHPAMSYGNPGLPDVMDKLCAEGVEHFVILPLFPQYSATSGGAVYDALTKWSLKQRNLPSYTIVKDYFAHPLYIKALADSIRRFQAVHGKPDKLMFSFHGIPQPYADKGDPYPKRCKCTAAQVAQELGLSQDEWIISFQSRFGKQEWVKPYTDVTLEQWGKAGVRSVQVVSPAFSADCLETLEELAMENRDNFINAGGQEYHYIPALNDDEAHIDLMEALAKPLVAGWASTLEGWT
- the metX gene encoding homoserine O-succinyltransferase MetX, with product MHFDTPLTLECHRTLPEFDLVYETYGQLNDQKSNAVLICHALSGSHHAAGYHSEEDVKPGWWDNMIGPGKAIDTTRFFVVCLNNIGSCHGSTGPTTPIPQSSSEGTPGTPYGPDFPLITIKDWVRTQAMLSDRLGIDTWHAVVGGSMGGMQALQWSVDYPDRLRRCVIIASTPKLSAQNIAFNEVARQSILSDPDFNQGRYLEAGTYPRRGLILARMVGHITYLTEEAMKSKFGRDLKSGKFMYGYDVEFQVESYLRYQGERFSKNFDANTYLLMTKALDYFDPTRGYVSDESLSDLEALKQTLKHTRCQFLIVSFTTDWRFAPARSEEIVDALMANDKPVSYVNVDAPHGHDSFLFDIPRYMGAIRGFLNSPFLGAHSNTDSAKPAATTKPHTQESLT